GCAGGCGATTGAATCTTTGGACCTCCGCGCCCGATCGTCACTCGCTGCTGGAAGATGCACAGGCTATTCTGGCGGGCAGCATGCTGATTTCACTCGGTGTCACGCTGTTTTCCGCCGCAGGCCTTCTCACCGGCGGTGTGGTGGGTCTTGCGTTTCTGGCGCATTACGCCAGTGGGTTCAGCTTCGGTGCGGTCTTTTTTCTTGCCAACCTGCCGTTTTATTATCTGGCCTTCCGCCGTCTCGGCCTCGCCTTCACGGTGAAGACCTTCTGCGCCATCGCCACGACGGCGCTGCTGTCGGAATATATGCCGGGCTTTTTCGCTTTTGAGAGCATCAACCCGATTGCCGCTGCACTCTTCGGGGGACTGACGGTCGCCGCCGGCATGCTGGCGCTGTTTCGCCACCGCACCAGCCTCGGCGGTTTCGGCATATTGGCGCTCTATCTTCAGGATCGTTTCGGCTGGCGCGCCGGCCTCGTCCAGCTCGCTTTTGATGGCATGGTGCTCGGCTGCTCCTTCTTCGTCGCCACACCTTTTGTCATCCTCTGCTCCATTCTCGGCGCGCTGGTCATGAACCTCACGCTTGCCGTCAATCACAGAAACGACCGCTACATCGCCATGTAGCGGTCGGCCGTTGCGGTCAGGGTGGTTCAGGCTGCCTTTGCGGCGGCTTCGACCGGATGCTGTGAGCGGAAGCCGACGGCGATGCGGTTCCAGGTGTTGATCGCGCCGATGGCAACCGTGATCTTCACGATCTCCTCATCGGAAAAATGCGCCCTCAGCGTCTCGAAGGCGTCATCCGGCGCGCCGGTTTCGGCAATCTTCGTCACCGCATCCACCCACCCGAGCAGCGCCCGTTCCTGCTCGGTATAAACAGGGGATTCCCGCCACACGCTCATCAGGTTGATCCATTGCTCTGAAAGCCCGTCATGGCGGCTTTCCTTCACATGCATGTCCACGCAGAAAGCGCAGCCATTGATGATCGAGGCACGGAGCTTGATGAGGTGAATGAAGCGGTGCTCAAGGCCGCTGCTCTGAACGTAGTTTTCCAGAGCCATGACGGCTTTGAAGGCTTCGGGGGATGCCTTGGCATAGTTGATACGGGTTTTCATGCGTCTCTCCATTGGTTGGGATAGGTTGAAGTCATGCGTCATCGGTCCGGAAAGCGGTAAGGCTGTCCGGGAACGTGATTGGTGGTTATTCGGGTCCTGTTTAGAGTTCAGCGCGTCGTCGTCTTGCGCTCGTTCATGTCGAGGAAGGCGCAGCCGCGCGCGGCAATTCCACCATCGTCATTGGCGGCAAGATCACCCAGAATGTCGGCAATGCTGGTTTTAGCGAGTTCCGCCCGGTAGACCTTTTCCGCCTTCAGCATCGCGGCGTTGATGCCGCAGGGCTTGGTGAAATAACGTCCCGGCAAGGGGTTCGGCCCGCGCTGGCGAATTTCTGCGCAGCGAAAGGCAGGCTGTGGTCCCTCCACGGCCAGAACAATATCAAGCAGGGTAATCTTGTCGGTTGTCCGGGCCAGACGATAACCGCCCTTCGGTCCCGGCACGGTGGTGACGATGCCGGCGTTGGATAGCGACTGCAGGTGCTTCAGCAGATAGCTCGTGGAAACGCCGTGGAATTCCGCGAGCGCCGCCGCCGAAAGCACGCCGCCTTCGGAAAGTCCCGCCAGCATGCTCACGCTGTGAATGGCCTGTTCGACGCCGTCTCCGAGTTTCATCGGTCTTCTCGCATTGTTGTCTTGTTATCGTGGATATTATTTATCCATGATTATGTTTTCCTGTCAAGCCGACGCGTTGCGCTCTTCTTTTTTGCAGCTTTTTCACTACCTTGAAGCGGTGAACCATATCGAGCCCCCCACGTCCGGCACGCATGTCGGCACCTTGCCCCTTCCATTCCAGAAATGGTTTGCAGAAAAGGGATGGTCTCCGCGCGCCCATCAGCTGGAACTGATGGCGCGGGCGCGGGGCGGTGAAAACATGCTGTTGATCGCGCCAACGGGCGCCGGCAAGACGCTCGGCGGTTTCATGGCGTCGCTCACCGATCTGGCGGAGCGCGGCAAGGTGCCGCCCGGCTCCGGTTTTGTCGGCGTGCACACGCTCTATATCTCGCCTCTGAAGGCGCTTGCAGTGGATATCGAGCGCAATCTCACGAGACCCGTTTCCGAAATGGGCCTGCCGATTGTGATCGAAACCCGCACGGGCGATACGCCGCAGGCCAAACGCCAGCGCCAGAAGGTGAAGCCACCCGATATACTGCTGACAACACCGGAGCAGGTCTCGCTGCTGCTTGCCAATAAGGAAGCCGAGCGCTTTTTCCGCGATCTGAAATATGTGGTTCTTGACGAACTGCATTCCCTCGTCACTTCCAAACGCGGCCACCTGCTGTCGCTGGCGCTCGCACGGGTGCGTCGGCACGCTCCTGACGTGCGCTTCATCGGCCTTTCGGCCACGGTGGCGGAGCCGATGGATCTGCGTCGTTACCTTGCGCCACAGGGGCAAGGTGAGCCGCCGGCCGGCCTCATCACGGTGGAGGGTGGAGCAAAACCGGACATTTCCATTTTGCACACGGAAGAACGCATTCCATGGTCTGGCCACTCCGCGCGTTATGCCGGCAAGGACTTATACGAGGCGTTGAAGCAGCATCAGACGACACTGGTCTTCGTCAACACGCGCTCACAGGCCGAACGGGTCTTCCAGGAACTGTGGACCGTCAATGACGACAATCTGCCGATTGCGCTGCATCACGGCTCGCTGGATGCCGGCCAGCGCCGCAGGGTGGAGGCGGCCATGGCGGAGAACAAGTTGCGCGCCGTCGTTGCCACCTCGACGCTTGATCTCGGCATAGACTGGGGCGATGTCGACCTCGTCGTGCATGTCGGCGCGCCTAAAGGGGCTAGCCGCCTTGCCCAGCGCATCGGCCGTTCCAATCACCGCATGGACGAGCCGTCAAAGGCGATCCTCGTTCCCGCCAACCGTTTCGAGGTGATGGAGTGCCGGGCAGCGCTGGATGCCAATTACATCGGCGCGCAGGATACCCCGCCTATCGCCGAAGGCGCGCTAGATGTTCTCGCCCAGCATGTGCTCGGTATGGCCTGCGCCGAACCCTTCGATGCGGATGAACTTTATCGCGAAGTCACCAGCGCCTCGCCCTATGCCAACCTGCCGCGCGCTACCTTCGACCGGGTGGTGGATTTCACCGCGACAGGCGGTTACGCGCTACGCACCTATGAGCGTTATGCCCGCATCCGCCAGATGAAGGATGGCCGCTGGCGCGTTTCCAATCCGGCTGTCGCCCAGCAATATCGCCTGAACCTCGGCACCATCGTCGAGGCGGCGGAACTCAATGTCCGCATGGTCAAGCGCAATGCCAAGGGCACGGTCGGACGCGGCGGCATGTCGCTCGGCAAGGTCGAGGAATATTTCTTGGAGCAACTGGTGCAGGGCGATACATTCCTGTTCGCCGGCAAGGTTCTGCGCTTCGAAGGCATCCGCGAGAATGAATGCCTGGTGTCGCAAGCCTTTTCCATGGACCCGAAAATACCCTCCTATGCTGGCGGCAAGTTTCCGCTTTCCACCTATTTGGCGGATCAGGTGCGCTCCATGCTTGCCGATCCCGCCCGCTGGCAGGCGCTGCCGGATCAGGTCCGCGACTGGCTGGAAATCCAGAAGGAAAAGTCGATCATTCCCAAGCGCGACGAGTTGCTCGTCGAGACCTTCCCGTTCCGCAAACGCTTCTTCATGGTCATGTATCCCTTCGAGGGACGGCTGGCGCACCAGACGCTCGGCATGCTTCTGACGCGGCGGCTGGAGCGCGCGGGCGCAAAACCGATGGGTTTCGTCGCCACCGATTACTCGCTCGCCATATGGGCCATGGAGGATATCGGCATGCGGCTGAAATCCCGCCGCCTGTCGCTGGCGGACCTTCTCGACGAGGACATGCTGGGCGACGATCTGGAGGCGTGGCTGGATGAGTCCTTCATGCTGAAACGCACGTTTCGCAATTGCGCCGTCATCTCTGGCCTCATCGAACGTCGCCATCCGGGCAAGGAAAAGACCGGCCGGCAGGTCACGGTCTCAGCCGATCTTATTTATGACGTTCTTCGCAGCCATGAGCCGGATCATATCCTGCTGGAAGCGACGCGGCGGGATGCGGCGGCGGGACTTTTGGACATTGGCCGTCTTGGCGATATGCTGAAGCGAATCAAGGGCCACACCACCCATCGCGCGCTGGAGCATGTCTCGCCGCTTGCCGTTCCGGTGATGCTGGAAATCGGCCGCGAGACGGTGGCAGGTGAAGCGATGGACGATGTGCTGGCCGAAGCCGCCGACGAGCTGATCGCGGAAGCCATGTCCTGAAGCATGAAATTGGAATGAAGGAACGACCACACAAGTGCTGAGCCGGCTGACATTGAGCGACAGGTTTTCAAATGGCTTCGAATGCCTCGGCAGCGAAACCGCCATCCATGGTGTCGCCGCCTGGTGCGATCCTTTGGGCGGGCTCTACCTGCCGGACCTGTCACTGCTCGTCGTCTCCGACCTGCATCTGGAGAAGGGGGCTGCTTTCGCCCGGCGCGGCCGCATGCTGCCGCCCTACGACACCATTGCCACGCTTAAAATCCTGTCCTCGCTCGTCAGCCGCTATGATCCGAAGATCGTCGTCAGCCTCGGTGACAATTTCCATGATCGCGTCGGCTCGCAGCATCTGCCGCTGCCGCTGCGTGAACTCATCCGCGAAATGGCCCGCGGCCGCGAATGGATATGGATCAACGGCAATCACGATCCCGATGGTACGGTCGACTTGCCGGGCTCGTCGGTGGATGAGATGTTTTACGGTAATCTCGTCTTCCGCCACGAGCCGAAAGTGGGAGAGGCAGCCGGCGAAATTGCAGGTCACCTGCATCCGTCCGCCACGGTTCGCCGTCGTGAGAAGACGGTGCGGCGGCCCTGTTTCGCCACCGACGGTTCACGGCTTTTGATGCCCGCTTTCGGGGTCATGAGCGGCGGGCTGGATCTGCGGCACCAGGCCATGCGTGGTCTCTTCGATCACACGGCACTCGTTGCGCATCTGATGGGGAGGGATCGCATCTATTCGGTGCGGTTTTCAAATCTGCTCGGCTGAGCGTATGTCGTCCAGCCGCCGCCTATTGGCGGTAGACCAGCACCGGTATCTTCGAGTTCTTCAGCACCTTTGCCGTGACGCTGCCGAGCAGCATCTCGATAAAGCTCCTGCGCCGATGCGAGGCCATGGCAATGAGGTCGCAGCCGGTCCTGTCGGCGATTTCGATGATCGCCTCATCCGGCCGTCCCGCCCTTGCCAGCAGGGCCTCGCAATCCAGCCCCATGGCGGCGGCATGCGCCTGCGTATCGCGCAGCAGATGCTCCGCCTCTTCGCAGCGGTGGAATTCTTCTTCGGCAATGGCGGCAATGTCTTCGACGTCGCTCGCAATTACATGAAAGGGTTCCGATACCGTCACGACGGTCACCTTTGCGCCTGCCTCTCTGGCGAGAGCGAACCCTTGGTCGATTGCGATCTGCGCCAGCGGCGAGCCATCGGTGGGAATGAGAATGTGCTTGAACATGACATTTCTCCTTTTCATCCCGGTCACAACCGCGCTCATTGCCATGATCGGCGCGCGCGGTTGTAACGCCTTGAATTTTACCGCAAACCGATGGCGGAAGCGAATGCTATCTTTGGCGGAAAGGGCAGCGTGCGCCCGATTTTGCGAGAGGAACCGATCAGTCCTTGCGGAAGATGATGCTGGCGCCCCAGCCCGTCACGACCGCCAGGAGAACGCAGAGTGCGCCATAGGCAAGCGGCGTCTGATGCGCCGCATCGGTGATCGCCTGTTCCATGCCGGTCTTGACGACACGCAGCTTCAATTCGCGCTGGGCGATGAATTTGCCGCTCTTGAAGAGATAGGCGCGGGCGGTGTGCACCCCGTTCGGCACGTTGGCAGGCAGGCGCAGCGTCGCCCAGAACAGGCCGGTACGTTCCAGCCGCACCCCGGTCGTGTCGTTGCGATAGATCCCGCTCGAAAGCTTGAGCCGACGATAGGCCTCCTGGAAATCGAAGACATTGTCGGGCACGCCGGAGAAAACGGCACTTTTGAGCGACAGATGGTCGACGCCGAGCCCCATGGCGCGCAACGTTCCGGGCGAGGCGACGTCGTTGATATTGCGCGTGCTGGCCATGGAGTAGGATTCCGGCAGCGGCGTGAAGGTAATGGCACTGGTATTGATCCAGATGCCTGCCACACGCTGCTTCTTGCGCACGGTCATATAGTCGCTCGGCCCTTCCAGCGTCACGACGATATCATACTGCCCGATGGCCAGCAGCAGCTGGTCGGTATTGTTGAGCGCGCCGAAGAGGGTGAAGTCCGCACCGCGAAAATCGGATGCGATGGGTATTTCGGTCGTCGATGCACCGATTTCGATATTTTCCTGCAGCGGCCGCTGTTGCGGCCCGGGCGGCAGGGCAAGCGGCGGCGTCTGCGCCGAGGCCGTTTCGCCAAAGGCAAGGAAGGGCAACAGAAGAATAGCGGCGAGCAGCGGGCGGAAGGTCAATAGCCGAGCCCCCCCACGGCCACCGAAAACAGGTCTTCCGGCCGCACCACCAGCGAGACGGCAAGGCGAAGCGCGACGGCAAGGACGAGAAGGGCAAGCAGCGCGCGCAGCTGTTCACCGCGCAGTTTCTGGCCCACGCGCACGCCATATTGCGCGCCGATGACGCCAGCCACCATCAGGATGAAGGCAAGCACCACATCGACGGAATAGTTGGTCGCGGCCTGAACGACGGTCGTATAGGCGGTCACGAAGATGATCTGGAACAGCGAGGTGCCGACAACCACGCTGGTGGGGATGCGCAGCAGATAGATCATCGCCGGCACCATGATGAAGCCGCCGCCCACACCCATGATCGAGGTAAGGATGCCGATGCCGAAGCCAAGCGCAACGATGGGAATGATGCTGAGATAGATTTTCGATTTCTTGAACCGCATTTTCAGCGGCAGGCGATGAACCCAGTTGTGATGGCCCGGCCGACGCAGCGTCACGGTTTCATTGCGAGCGGCGCGGCGAAGCGCCGAAATGCTTTCCTTCAGCATCAGCGTGCCGACGGTGCCGAGCAGGATGACGTAAAGCAGCGAAACGATGAGATCGAGCTGGCCGATGCTGCGTAGGAAGGAGAATATCCACACGCCGACCGTGGCGCCCACGAGACCGCCCACGAGCAGCACGGTGCCGAGCTTTATATCAAGCGTTCCACGCCGGAAATGCGTGATCGAGCCTGAAACGGAGGAGGCAACCACCTGGTTTGCGCCGGTCGCGACGGCGACCACGGGCGGAATATTGTAGAAGATCAGCAGCGGGGTGATCAGAAAGCCGCCGCCCACGCCGAACATGCCGGACAGAAAACCGACGGCCGCGCCCATGCCGAGAATGATGAAAATATTCACCGACAGTTCTGCGATCGGCAGATAGACAGTCA
This window of the Agrobacterium fabrum str. C58 genome carries:
- the pdeM gene encoding ligase-associated DNA damage response endonuclease PdeM, with amino-acid sequence MLSRLTLSDRFSNGFECLGSETAIHGVAAWCDPLGGLYLPDLSLLVVSDLHLEKGAAFARRGRMLPPYDTIATLKILSSLVSRYDPKIVVSLGDNFHDRVGSQHLPLPLRELIREMARGREWIWINGNHDPDGTVDLPGSSVDEMFYGNLVFRHEPKVGEAAGEIAGHLHPSATVRRREKTVRRPCFATDGSRLLMPAFGVMSGGLDLRHQAMRGLFDHTALVAHLMGRDRIYSVRFSNLLG
- a CDS encoding RrF2 family transcriptional regulator, with the protein product MKLGDGVEQAIHSVSMLAGLSEGGVLSAAALAEFHGVSTSYLLKHLQSLSNAGIVTTVPGPKGGYRLARTTDKITLLDIVLAVEGPQPAFRCAEIRQRGPNPLPGRYFTKPCGINAAMLKAEKVYRAELAKTSIADILGDLAANDDGGIAARGCAFLDMNERKTTTR
- a CDS encoding universal stress protein → MFKHILIPTDGSPLAQIAIDQGFALAREAGAKVTVVTVSEPFHVIASDVEDIAAIAEEEFHRCEEAEHLLRDTQAHAAAMGLDCEALLARAGRPDEAIIEIADRTGCDLIAMASHRRRSFIEMLLGSVTAKVLKNSKIPVLVYRQ
- a CDS encoding ligase-associated DNA damage response DEXH box helicase, which codes for MIMFSCQADALRSSFLQLFHYLEAVNHIEPPTSGTHVGTLPLPFQKWFAEKGWSPRAHQLELMARARGGENMLLIAPTGAGKTLGGFMASLTDLAERGKVPPGSGFVGVHTLYISPLKALAVDIERNLTRPVSEMGLPIVIETRTGDTPQAKRQRQKVKPPDILLTTPEQVSLLLANKEAERFFRDLKYVVLDELHSLVTSKRGHLLSLALARVRRHAPDVRFIGLSATVAEPMDLRRYLAPQGQGEPPAGLITVEGGAKPDISILHTEERIPWSGHSARYAGKDLYEALKQHQTTLVFVNTRSQAERVFQELWTVNDDNLPIALHHGSLDAGQRRRVEAAMAENKLRAVVATSTLDLGIDWGDVDLVVHVGAPKGASRLAQRIGRSNHRMDEPSKAILVPANRFEVMECRAALDANYIGAQDTPPIAEGALDVLAQHVLGMACAEPFDADELYREVTSASPYANLPRATFDRVVDFTATGGYALRTYERYARIRQMKDGRWRVSNPAVAQQYRLNLGTIVEAAELNVRMVKRNAKGTVGRGGMSLGKVEEYFLEQLVQGDTFLFAGKVLRFEGIRENECLVSQAFSMDPKIPSYAGGKFPLSTYLADQVRSMLADPARWQALPDQVRDWLEIQKEKSIIPKRDELLVETFPFRKRFFMVMYPFEGRLAHQTLGMLLTRRLERAGAKPMGFVATDYSLAIWAMEDIGMRLKSRRLSLADLLDEDMLGDDLEAWLDESFMLKRTFRNCAVISGLIERRHPGKEKTGRQVTVSADLIYDVLRSHEPDHILLEATRRDAAAGLLDIGRLGDMLKRIKGHTTHRALEHVSPLAVPVMLEIGRETVAGEAMDDVLAEAADELIAEAMS
- a CDS encoding YitT family protein: MDDTSARRRLNLWTSAPDRHSLLEDAQAILAGSMLISLGVTLFSAAGLLTGGVVGLAFLAHYASGFSFGAVFFLANLPFYYLAFRRLGLAFTVKTFCAIATTALLSEYMPGFFAFESINPIAAALFGGLTVAAGMLALFRHRTSLGGFGILALYLQDRFGWRAGLVQLAFDGMVLGCSFFVATPFVILCSILGALVMNLTLAVNHRNDRYIAM
- a CDS encoding sulfite exporter TauE/SafE family protein encodes the protein MTVYLPIAELSVNIFIILGMGAAVGFLSGMFGVGGGFLITPLLIFYNIPPVVAVATGANQVVASSVSGSITHFRRGTLDIKLGTVLLVGGLVGATVGVWIFSFLRSIGQLDLIVSLLYVILLGTVGTLMLKESISALRRAARNETVTLRRPGHHNWVHRLPLKMRFKKSKIYLSIIPIVALGFGIGILTSIMGVGGGFIMVPAMIYLLRIPTSVVVGTSLFQIIFVTAYTTVVQAATNYSVDVVLAFILMVAGVIGAQYGVRVGQKLRGEQLRALLALLVLAVALRLAVSLVVRPEDLFSVAVGGLGY
- a CDS encoding carboxymuconolactone decarboxylase family protein, which produces MKTRINYAKASPEAFKAVMALENYVQSSGLEHRFIHLIKLRASIINGCAFCVDMHVKESRHDGLSEQWINLMSVWRESPVYTEQERALLGWVDAVTKIAETGAPDDAFETLRAHFSDEEIVKITVAIGAINTWNRIAVGFRSQHPVEAAAKAA
- a CDS encoding TIGR02186 family protein produces the protein MTFRPLLAAILLLPFLAFGETASAQTPPLALPPGPQQRPLQENIEIGASTTEIPIASDFRGADFTLFGALNNTDQLLLAIGQYDIVVTLEGPSDYMTVRKKQRVAGIWINTSAITFTPLPESYSMASTRNINDVASPGTLRAMGLGVDHLSLKSAVFSGVPDNVFDFQEAYRRLKLSSGIYRNDTTGVRLERTGLFWATLRLPANVPNGVHTARAYLFKSGKFIAQRELKLRVVKTGMEQAITDAAHQTPLAYGALCVLLAVVTGWGASIIFRKD